In Lysinibacillus sp. FSL M8-0337, the following proteins share a genomic window:
- a CDS encoding methyl-accepting chemotaxis protein yields MKKSKSIALKLTSLILGVFLVLFVAYTLVTSATLHTQSVDDSEKATLQNAELSAAKMSERFKKANDTLQTTKRIVEAMEKNDALSTESVMDILNTNLTNNDDLLGVGAVIENGAVKVGPTTDTALIDVKNRFIPYLTKDGNQINTDPIEGIDDPKAEDAWYRIPKGEGRAVLTEPYDYNVNGKTISMTTISVPLYNASGTYFGVLTADLSIDFLKELADSIQPDGGYAGIITDQGMLTVNSINEKLDGTNMQDAVDWASIRQSMDEGKPDSLYVDSKQLGEKSFNAFAPMMLENIDEVWSVQLVLPNSKILETYNKILVFTIVSAIIMVILMAAASAMFIYKQLKPLKVLRTSIETAAEGDLTKKIDDKFIKSDEIGAVALAYNNMLDKTNDAIHTVLNSSTLLNQSSDHVHEAFNEIVASSQEVSVAINEIAQGASKQSEDTEETNYRMIDLSDQIDAITRLSKQMDELSIKTQTSTEQGMKEVESLRDRNAETNEMNGRIQRQMESLSSNINNINQIIASIQGITEQTNLLALNASIEAARAGEHGKGFAVVAEEVRKLAEQSKNETEVIKQTVSSILADSKQTVSVIASNASLMQAQNESVQNTELAFKDNNELSQSIATAINELLSELSQMLEQKDQAITAIQSISAVSEETAASAEQVSASAADQQAEMEKVAESINNMNQISKELQEVVNRFKLAK; encoded by the coding sequence ATGAAAAAATCCAAAAGTATTGCATTAAAGCTCACTTCTTTAATTTTAGGTGTATTTTTAGTATTATTTGTTGCTTATACATTGGTAACTAGCGCTACTCTGCATACTCAAAGTGTTGATGATTCAGAGAAGGCAACGCTGCAAAATGCGGAGTTATCTGCTGCAAAAATGAGCGAACGGTTTAAAAAAGCTAATGATACATTACAAACAACAAAACGTATTGTTGAAGCAATGGAAAAAAATGATGCGCTTTCGACAGAAAGTGTAATGGATATACTGAATACGAATTTAACGAATAATGATGATTTACTTGGTGTAGGGGCCGTTATAGAAAATGGTGCAGTAAAAGTTGGACCAACTACTGATACGGCATTAATTGATGTGAAAAATCGCTTTATCCCTTATCTAACTAAAGATGGCAACCAAATCAATACAGACCCTATAGAAGGAATTGACGATCCGAAAGCCGAAGATGCTTGGTATCGGATTCCAAAAGGAGAAGGGCGTGCTGTATTAACAGAGCCATATGATTATAATGTGAACGGTAAAACTATCTCGATGACGACTATTTCTGTGCCACTGTATAACGCTTCAGGTACATATTTTGGCGTGTTAACGGCAGACTTATCTATCGACTTTTTAAAGGAGTTAGCTGACTCTATTCAGCCTGATGGTGGTTATGCAGGCATTATTACAGATCAAGGTATGTTAACAGTCAATAGTATTAATGAAAAGCTAGATGGGACGAATATGCAGGATGCAGTTGATTGGGCAAGCATTAGACAATCTATGGATGAAGGAAAACCGGACAGTCTTTATGTAGACTCTAAGCAGCTTGGGGAAAAATCATTTAATGCTTTTGCTCCAATGATGTTAGAAAATATTGATGAGGTATGGTCAGTGCAATTAGTTTTACCTAATTCCAAAATATTAGAAACGTATAATAAAATCCTTGTTTTCACGATTGTATCAGCAATTATTATGGTAATTTTAATGGCCGCTGCTAGTGCAATGTTTATATATAAGCAGTTGAAGCCTTTAAAGGTTTTACGTACATCTATTGAAACAGCAGCAGAAGGCGATTTAACGAAAAAGATAGATGATAAATTTATAAAATCCGATGAAATTGGCGCTGTTGCATTAGCTTATAATAATATGCTGGATAAGACGAATGATGCCATACATACGGTATTAAATTCTTCAACATTGCTCAATCAATCATCGGACCATGTTCATGAAGCCTTTAATGAAATTGTAGCATCAAGTCAGGAAGTATCTGTCGCAATTAACGAAATAGCGCAAGGTGCATCAAAACAATCAGAGGATACAGAAGAAACGAATTATCGAATGATTGACTTATCTGACCAAATTGACGCCATTACAAGGCTGTCAAAGCAAATGGACGAGCTGTCAATCAAAACACAAACTTCTACAGAACAGGGCATGAAAGAAGTGGAAAGTTTACGTGACCGAAATGCGGAAACGAATGAAATGAATGGACGTATCCAACGTCAAATGGAATCTTTGTCTAGCAATATTAACAATATCAATCAAATTATTGCATCTATTCAAGGAATAACAGAGCAAACGAATCTATTAGCACTGAATGCAAGTATAGAAGCTGCTCGAGCGGGAGAACATGGGAAAGGCTTTGCAGTAGTAGCAGAGGAAGTGCGTAAACTGGCAGAGCAGTCTAAAAACGAAACAGAAGTCATTAAACAAACGGTCTCTAGCATCCTAGCAGATTCAAAGCAAACGGTATCCGTTATTGCTTCCAATGCAAGCTTAATGCAAGCGCAAAATGAATCGGTACAAAATACAGAGTTAGCTTTTAAAGATAATAACGAGCTATCTCAATCAATTGCAACAGCAATTAACGAACTACTGTCAGAGCTTTCACAAATGTTGGAGCAAAAAGACCAAGCCATTACGGCGATTCAAAGTATTTCCGCTGTTTCAGAGGAAACTGCTGCTTCAGCAGAACAGGTGAGTGCATCAGCCGCAGACCAACAAGCAGAAATGGAAAAAGTCGCAGAATCTATCAACAACATGAACCAAATTTCTAAAGAACTCCAAGAGGTCGTGAATCGATTTAAACTTGCTAAATAA
- a CDS encoding AEC family transporter, producing the protein MMYLGMIFFKIVAPILVLLVLGAFLQKKFSFNLKALSQLITYCFMPAAVFVNLYETSVELSVLGEVALFIVLFIGSQMVLSHFLAKGLGLAKTETAVFKNSVVLINSGNYGIPVAQMIFATQPIGVAIQVILVIFQNMTTYTYGLYNLISSTKSGMAIIKDFLKMPIIHALIIGVAMNFFNIGIPQFIRIPIDHVADGFIAVALITLGAQLSQLEIKSMFNKTVFVSCITRLVVGPAVALLIIFVLGLDGVVAQSLFIASAFPTSRNSSSLALEYDVESATAAQTVLFSTIVSCLTVTIVIYLAELLFT; encoded by the coding sequence ATGATGTATCTCGGTATGATTTTCTTTAAAATAGTTGCCCCTATTTTAGTGTTGCTTGTACTTGGTGCATTTTTACAAAAGAAATTTTCTTTTAATTTGAAAGCATTATCTCAGCTTATTACGTATTGTTTTATGCCAGCTGCTGTATTTGTGAATTTATATGAAACAAGTGTGGAGTTATCAGTGCTAGGGGAAGTGGCATTATTTATTGTGCTCTTTATCGGCAGTCAAATGGTGCTTAGTCATTTTTTAGCGAAGGGGCTTGGACTAGCGAAAACAGAGACGGCAGTTTTTAAAAATAGTGTTGTCCTTATTAACTCTGGCAACTATGGTATTCCAGTAGCACAAATGATTTTCGCAACGCAGCCAATTGGGGTTGCAATTCAAGTGATTCTCGTTATTTTTCAAAATATGACGACTTATACATATGGTTTATATAATTTAATCTCGTCGACTAAATCAGGGATGGCAATCATAAAGGACTTCCTGAAAATGCCCATTATTCATGCCCTTATAATAGGTGTGGCAATGAATTTCTTTAATATTGGCATTCCACAATTTATCCGTATTCCTATTGACCACGTAGCAGATGGCTTTATTGCCGTAGCTCTTATTACACTGGGTGCTCAACTATCACAGCTTGAAATCAAATCCATGTTTAATAAAACGGTGTTTGTTAGCTGCATTACACGTCTAGTAGTAGGTCCAGCCGTTGCATTGCTTATTATTTTTGTCCTCGGTTTAGATGGTGTTGTCGCCCAGTCACTTTTCATTGCAAGTGCTTTTCCGACCTCACGTAATAGCTCAAGCTTGGCATTAGAATATGATGTTGAGTCGGCAACTGCTGCGCAAACGGTCCTTTTTTCAACAATTGTTAGCTGTCTTACAGTAACAATTGTCATTTATCTAGCAGAACTGCTATTTACGTAA